From one Trifolium pratense cultivar HEN17-A07 linkage group LG1, ARS_RC_1.1, whole genome shotgun sequence genomic stretch:
- the LOC123916039 gene encoding heat shock 70 kDa protein 18-like isoform X2 produces MAENAKRFIIGIDLGTTYSCVGVWHHDSVRIITNDHGNRTTPSCVAFTDSERLIGDAAKSQVTRNPVNTIFDAKRLIGRRFSDASVQSDMKLWPFKVIAGPDDKPMIVVSYKNEEKQLTAEEISSMVLIKMREIAEAYLGSTVKDVVVTVPAYFNDSQRQATKDAGVIAGLNVMRIINEPTAAALAYGLDTVPIVDDEKHVLIFDLGGGTFDVSFLTIDDGVFQVHATAGDSRLGGEDFDNRMVDNFVQEFKRKHEKEISGNPRALRKLRTACERAKRTLSSTKQTTIEIDSLYEGIDFYTTITRHRFEELNMDLFNNCIDTVERCLREAQMDKSSVHDIVLVGGSTRIPKVQQLLQDFFNGKELCKSINPDEAVAYGAALQAAVLNHEENKKVEDITLFDVTPLSLGVETVGGVMTVLIRKNCAIPFMKEQVFSTSSDNQLSVLIKVYEGERTRSSDNNLLGKFELSGIHPAPRGVPQINVCFTIDVNGIMNVSAEDRGTGKKNKITITNDKGRLSKEEIEKMVQEAKKYKAEDEEHKKNVEAKIALEQGVERYKPFCFTKDAPDHQHLEAQVEHDTCHDAITLASLSSSLQSFPSRNSGYYFNSTKVASQKITTGLKDDNCYVIGLYGKRGCGKTALVKAKMEEYEKIFHRVIFHPVSENPHIKSIQVGISRSLNVFDKDDTDGARIVKIISALEKKDRTTLIILDNFPSKSKLEELGIPYNSKQYKFLLTARDETECTLMGCDHLIHLKPLSDEEAFTLLHKLSGVESQTDLFKLVRDVAFKCNGLPGLIKDVAFSLKKKPIEKWEESLVSLSHSTAQYQIFISFRGKDTRNIFTNHLYEALCKEGFETFKDDKALEGGTPIDKLLEAIEESRFSIVVLSENFADSKWCLKELVKILDCRKRKKQLVLPIFYEAEPTDIRNLKGRYGEAMAEHEKKLGKDSKTVLEWTLALSDISQLKGEQFRISNSKGEHYERNRDELIGKIIRFAHNNKHRLHIQSMYMN; encoded by the exons ATGGCCGAAAATGCAAAGCGCTTCATCATCGGAATCGACCTCGGCACCACCTACTCTTGTGTCGGAGTTTGGCACCATGACAGTGTCCGAATCATCACCAACGACCACGGCAACCGGACCACCCCTTCTTGCGTCGCTTTCACCGACTCCGAACGCTTAATTGGCGATGCTGCCAAGAGCCAGGTCACCAGGAATCCCGTCAACACCATCTTCG ACGCCAAGCGTTTGATTGGAAGGAGATTCTCTGATGCTTCTGTCCAGAGTGACATGAAGCTATGGCCATTCAAGGTTATTGCTGGTCCGGACGACAAACCCATGATTGTTGTTAGCTACAAGAATGAGGAGAAGCAACTCACTGCTGAGGAGATTTCCTCCATGGTCCTCATCAAAATGCGTGAGATCGCGGAGGCTTATCTTGGTTCCACCGTGAAGGACGTTGTTGTCACTGTTCCAGCATACTTCAATGACTCTCAGCGCCAGGCTACCAAGGATGCTGGTGTCATCGCTGGCCTTAATGTCATGCGTATCATCAACGAACCCACTGCTGCTGCACTTGCCTATGGCCTTGATACGGTTCCCATTGTTGATGATGAGAAGCACGTTTTGATTTTTGACCTTGGTGGTGGTACTTTTGATGTCTCTTTTCTAACCATTGATGATGGTGTCTTTCAAGTTCATGCCACTGCAGGAGACAGCCGTCTTGGAGGTGAAGACTTTGATAACAGGATGGTTGACAATTTTGTTCAGGAATTCAAGAGGAAGCACGAGAAGGAAATTAGTGGGAACCCGAGGGCTTTAAGAAAGTTGAGGACCGCATGTGAAAGGGCAAAAAGGACTCTCTCATCCACCAAACAGACCACCATTGAGATTGACTCATTATATGAAGGTATTGACTTCTATACCACAATCACTCGTCACAGGTTTGAAGAACTCAACATGGACCTCTTCAACAATTGCATAGACACTGTCGAGCGGTGTTTGAGGGAAGCTCAAATGGACAAGAGCAGTGTCCATGATATTGTTCTTGTTGGTGGGTCTACGAGGATCCCAAAAGTGCAACAGTTGTTGCAGGATTTCTTCAATGGGAAGGAGCTCTGCAAGAGCATCAACCCAGATGAGGCTGTTGCTTATGGAGCTGCTCTTCAGGCTGCTGTCTTGAACCATGAGGAGAACAAGAAGGTTGAGGATATTACGTTGTTTGATGTTACTCCCCTTTCACTTGGTGTGGAAACTGTTGGTGGTGTCATGACTGTCCTGATTCGAAAGAACTGTGCAATCCCGTTCATGAAGGAGCAGGTTTTCTCAACCTCCTCCGACAACCAGCTTAgtgtgttgatcaaggtgtacgAGGGTGAGAGAACAAGGAGCAGCGACAACAACTTGCTAGGTAAATTCGAGCTTTCTGGCATCCATCCTGCTCCAAGGGGTGTTCCTCAGATCAATGTTTGCTTTACCATTGATGTCAATGGTATCATGAATGTCTCTGCTGAGGACAGGGGTACAGGGAAGAAGAACAAGATCACTATCACCAATGACAAGGGCAGGCTCTCGAAGGAGGAGATTGAGAAGATGGTGCAGGAGGCGAAGAAGTACAAGGCTGAGGATGAGGAGCATAAGAAGAACGTTGAGGCCAAGATTGCCTTGGAACAAGGGGTGGAGAGGTATAAACCCTTCTGTTTTACAAAAGATGCACCGGATCATCAACACCTAGAGGCACAAGTAGAACATGATACTTGCCATGATGCGATTACATTAGCATCCTTAAGTTCAAGTCTACAGTCTTTCCCTTCCAGAAACTCTGGTTATTATTTCAACTCTACAAAAGTGGCTTCACAAAAAATTACAACGGGACTAAAAGACGATAATTGCTATGTTATTGGATTGTATGGAAAGAGAGGCTGTGGTAAAACAGCATTGGTGAAAGCTAAGATGGAAGAGTATGAAAAGATTTTCCATAGAGTGATATTTCACCCTGTGTCTGAGAATCCACATATCAAGAGCATTCAAGTGGGAATTTCTAGGTCCTTGAATGTGTTTGATAAAGATGACACTGATGGTGCGAGaatagtgaaaataatttcGGCATTAGAAAAAAAGGATAGAACTACCCTAATCATCTTGGATAATTTTCCGTCAAAGTCTAAACTGGAAGAATTGGGAATTCCTTATAATAGCAAACAGTACAAGTTCCTTTTGACCGCACGTGATGAGACAGAGTGCACCTTAATGGGATGTGATCATTTGATTCACCTGAAGCCCTTATCTGATGAAGAAGCTTTTACCCTCCTACATAAACTGTCCGGTGTTGAATCCCAAACTGATCTATTTAAATTGGTACGGGATGTTGCTTTTAAATGCAATGGCTTACCTGGTTTAATTAAAGATGTGGCGTTTTCCTTGAAAAAGAAGCCTATTGAGAAGTGGGAAGAATCCTTAGTCAGTCTAAGCCACTCAACGGCACAATACCAAATTTTTATCAGTTTTAGAGGAAAGGACACTCGGAATATTTTCACAAATCATCTCTATGAGGCTTTGTGTAAAGAGGGATTCGAGACCTTCAAAGATGATAAGGCATTGGAGGGTGGAACCCCAATTGATAAGCTTCTTGAAGCCATTGAAGAGTCAAGGTTTTCAATTGTTGTTTTGTCAGAAAATTTTGCAGACTCTAAATGGTGTCTTAAAGAACTTGTCAAGATTCTTGATTGTCGAAAAAGGAAGAAACAATTGGTTTTGCCAATTTTTTATGAAGCGGAACCAACCGACATAAGGAATCTAAAAGGGAGGTATGGTGAAGCTATGGCcgaacatgaaaaaaaattaggcaaaGATTCTAAGACGGTATTGGAATGGACATTAGCTTTGAGTGATATTTCCCAATTGAAAGGAGAACAATTCCGCATATCCAACTCCAAAGGAGAGCATTATGAAAG GAACAGAGATGAACTTATTGGAAAGATCATAAGATTTGCCCATAATAACAAACATCGGTTGCATATACAAAGCATGTATATGAACTAG
- the LOC123916039 gene encoding heat shock cognate 70 kDa protein 2-like isoform X1 translates to MLRGKLHSHISMAENAKHFIIGIDLGTTYSCVGVWHHGGVQIITNDHGNRTTPSYVAFTDSERFIGDAAKIQVTRNPVNTVFDAKRLIGRRFSDASVQSDMKLWPFKVIAGTADKPMIVVNYKNEEKHFTAEEISSMVLIKMREIAEAYLGSTVKDVVVTVPAYFNDSQRQATKDAGVIAGLNVMRIINEPTAAALAYGLDMEDPIIDDEKIVLIFDLGGGTFDVSLLEIADSVFQVKATAGDSRLGGEDFDNRMVDNFVQEFKRKHEKEISGNPRALRKLRTACERAKRTLSSTKQTTIEIDSLYEGIDFYTTITRHRFEELNMDLFNNCIDTVERCLREAQMDKSSVHDIVLVGGSTRIPKVQQLLQDFFNGKELCKSINPDEAVAYGAALQAAILNHEENEKVKELTLVDITPLSLGVETVGGVMTVLIPKNSMIPYKMDRVFSTYSDNQVSVLIRVYEGERTKSRENNLLGKFELSGILLAPRGVPQISVCFQIDHNGIMNVSAEDRGTGKKNNITITNDKGRLSKEEIEKMVQEAEKYKAEDEEHKKNVVAKIALEQEVERYKPFCFPKGAPDQHSEAQVEHDTCHDPITLASLSSSLQSFPSRNSGYYFNSTKVAAQNITKGLKDDDCYVIGLYGKRGCGKTALVKAKMEEYEKIFHRVIFHPVSENQDIKSIQVGISRYLNVFDKDDSDGARIVKIISALEKKDRTTLVILDNFPSKSKLEELGIPYNSKQYKFLLTARDETECTLMGCDRLIHLKPLSDEEAFTLLHKLSGVESQTDLFKVVRDVAFKCKGLPGLIKDVAFSLKKKPIEKWEESLVSLSHSTAQYQIFISFRGKDTREIFTNHLYEALCKEGFETFKDDEALEGGSPIDKLLEAIEESRFAIIVLSENFADSKWCLKELVKILDCRKRKKQLVLPIFYEVEPSDIRHLKGRYCEAMAEHGKELGKDSKTVLEWTLALNDISRLKGEHFRISNFKGEHYERYRDQLIGKIIRFAHNNKHRLHIQSMYTN, encoded by the exons ATGCTTCGTGGAAAG CTGCATTCTCATATTTCTATGGCCGAAAATGCAAAGCATTTCATAATTGGAATTGACCTCGGCACCACCTACTCGTGCGTTGGAGTCTGGCACCATGGCGGTGTCCAAATCATCACCAACGATCACGGCAACCGGACCACCCCTTCTTACGTTGCTTTCACTGATTCAGAACGCTTCATTGGCGATGCTGCCAAGATCCAGGTCACCAGGAACCCCGTCAACACAGTCTTCG ATGCCAAGCGTTTGATTGGAAGGAGATTCTCCGATGCTTCGGTTCAGAGTGACATGAAGCTATGGCCATTCAAGGTTATTGCTGGTACTGCTGACAAGCCAATGATTGTTGTTAACTACAAGAATGAGGAGAAGCACTTCACTGCTGAGGAGATTTCATCCATGGTCCTCATCAAGATGCGTGAGATAGCTGAGGCTTATCTTGGTTCCACCGTGAAGGATGTTGTTGTCACTGTTCCAGCATACTTCAATGACTCTCAGCGCCAGGCCACCAAGGATGCTGGTGTCATCGCTGGCCTTAATGTCATGCGTATCATCAACGAACCCACTGCTGCTGCCCTTGCCTATGGCCTTGATATGGAGGATCCCATCATTGATGATGAGAAGATCGTTTTGATTTTTGACCTTGGTGGTGGTACTTTTGATGTCTCTCTTCTAGAAATTGCAGATAGTGTCTTTCAAGTTAAAGCCACTGCAGGAGACAGCCGTCTTGGAGGTGAAGACTTTGATAACAGGATGGTTGACAATTTTGTTCAGGAATTCAAGAGGAAGCACGAGAAGGAAATTAGTGGGAACCCGAGGGCTTTAAGAAAGTTGAGGACCGCATGTGAAAGGGCAAAAAGGACTCTCTCATCCACCAAACAGACCACCATTGAGATTGACTCATTATATGAAGGTATTGACTTCTATACCACAATCACTCGTCACAGGTTTGAAGAACTCAACATGGACCTCTTCAACAATTGCATAGACACTGTCGAGCGGTGTTTGAGGGAAGCTCAAATGGACAAGAGCAGTGTCCATGATATTGTTCTTGTTGGTGGGTCTACGAGGATCCCAAAAGTGCAACAGTTGTTGCAGGATTTCTTCAATGGGAAGGAGCTCTGCAAGAGCATCAACCCAGATGAGGCTGTTGCTTATGGAGCCGCTCTTCAGGCTGCTATCTTGAACCATGAGGAGAACGAGAAGGTTAAGGAACTTACGTTGGTGGATATCACTCCCCTTTCACTTGGTGTGGAAACTGTTGGTGGTGTCATGACTGTCCTGATTCCAAAGAACTCTATGATCCCGTACAAGATGGATCGGGTTTTCTCAACCTACTCCGACAACCAGGTTAGTGTGTTGATCAGGGTGTACGAGGGTGAGAGAACCAAGAGCAGGGAGAACAACTTGCTAGGTAAATTCGAGCTTTCTGGCATCCTTCTTGCTCCAAGGGGTGTTCCTCAGATCAGTGTTTGCTTTCAAATTGATCACAATGGTATCATGAATGTCTCTGCTGAGGACAGGGGTACAGGGAAGAAGAACAATATCACTATCACCAATGACAAGGGCAGGCTCTCGAAGGAGGAGATTGAGAAGATGGTGCAGGAGGCGGAGAAGTACAAGGCTGAGGATGAGGAGCACAAGAAGAACGTTGTGGCCAAGATTGCCTTGGAACAAGAGGTGGAGAGGTATAAACCCTTCTGTTTTCCAAAAGGTGCTCCGGATCAACACTCGGAGGCACAAGTAGAACATGATACTTGCCATGATCCGATTACATTAGCATCCCTAAGTTCAAGTTTACAGTCTTTCCCTTCCAGAAATTCTGGTTATTATTTCAACTCCACAAAAGTGGCTGCACAAAATATTACAAAGGGACTAAAAGACGATGATTGCTATGTTATTGGATTGTATGGAAAGAGAGGCTGTGGTAAAACAGCATTGGTGAAAGCTAAGATGGAAGAGTATGAAAAGATTTTCCATAGAGTGATATTTCACCCAGTGTCTGAGAATCAAGATATCAAGAGCATTCAAGTGGGAATTTCTAGGTACTTGAATGTGTTTGATAAAGATGACAGTGATGGTGCGAGaatagtgaaaataatttcGGCATTAGAAAAAAAGGATAGAACTACCCTAGTCATCTTGGATAATTTTCCATCAAAGTCTAAACTGGAAGAATTGGGAATTCCTTATAATAGCAAACAGTACAAGTTCCTTTTGACCGCACGTGATGAGACAGAGTGCACCTTAATGGGATGTGATCGTTTGATTCATCTGAAGCCCTTATCTGATGAAGAAGCTTTTACCCTGCTACATAAACTGTCCGGTGTTGAATCCCAAACTGATCTATTTAAAGTGGTACGAGATGTTGCTTTTAAATGCAAAGGCTTACCTGGTTTAATTAAAGATGTGGCGTTTTCCTTGAAAAAGAAGCCTATTGAGAAGTGGGAAGAATCCTTAGTCAGTCTAAGCCACTCAACAGCACAATACCAAATTTTTATCAGTTTTAGAGGAAAGGACACTCGGGAGATTTTCACAAATCATCTCTATGAGGCTTTGTGTAAAGAGGGATTCGAGACCTTCAAAGATGATGAAGCATTGGAGGGTGGATCCCCAATTGATAAGCTTCTTGAAGCCATTGAAGAGTCAAGGTTTGCAATTATTGTTTTGTCAGAAAATTTTGCAGACTCCAAATGGTGTCTTAAAGAACTTGTCAAGATTCTTGATTGTCGAAAAAGGAAGAAACAATTGGTTTTGCCAATTTTTTATGAAGTGGAACCATCCGACATAAGGCATCTAAAAGGGAGGTACTGTGAAGCTATGGCCGAACATGGAAAAGAGTTAGGCAAAGATTCTAAGACGGTATTGGAATGGACATTAGCTTTGAATGATATTTCCCGATTGAAAGGAGAACATTTCCGAATTTCCAACTTCAAAGGAGAGCATTACGAAAG GTACAGAGATCAACTTATTGGAAAGATTATAAGATTTGCCCATAATAACAAACATCGCTTGCATATACAAAGCATGTATACAAACTAG
- the LOC123916039 gene encoding uncharacterized protein LOC123916039 isoform X3, with protein MAENAKRFIIGIDLGTTYSCVGVWHHDSVRIITNDHGNRTTPSCVAFTDSERLIGDAAKSQVTRNPVNTIFDAKRLIGRRFSDASVQSDMKLWPFKVIAGPDDKPMIVVSYKNEEKQLTAEEISSMVLIKMREIAEAYLGSTVKDVVVTVPAYFNDSQRQATKDAGVIAGLNVMRIINEPTAAALAYGLDTVPIVDDEKHVLIFDLGGGTFDVSFLTIDDGVFQVHATAGDSRLGGEDFDNRMVDNFVQEFKRKHEKEISGNPRALRKLRTACERAKRTLSSTKQTTIEIDSLYEGIDFYTTITRHRFEELNMDLFNNCIDTVERCLREAQMDKSSVHDIVLVGGSTRIPKVQQLLQDFFNGKELCKSINPDEAVAYGAALQAAVLNHEENKKVEDITLFDVTPLSLGHFIIGIDLGTTYSCVGVWHHGGVQIITNDHGNRTTPSYVAFTDSERFIGDAAKIQVTRNPVNTVFDAKRLIGRRFSDASVQSDMKLWPFKVIAGTADKPMIVVNYKNEEKHFTAEEISSMVLIKMREIAEAYLGSTVKDVVVTVPAYFNDSQRQATKDAGVIAGLNVMRIINEPTAAALAYGLDMEDPIIDDEKIVLIFDLGGGTFDVSLLEIADSVFQVKATAGDSRLGGEDFDNRMVDNFVQEFKRKHEKEISGNPRALRKLRTACERAKRTLSSTKQTTIEIDSLYEGIDFYTTITRHRFEELNMDLFNNCIDTVERCLREAQMDKSSVHDIVLVGGSTRIPKVQQLLQDFFNGKELCKSINPDEAVAYGAALQAAILNHEENEKVKELTLVDITPLSLGVETVGGVMTVLIPKNSMIPYKMDRVFSTYSDNQVSVLIRVYEGERTKSRENNLLGKFELSGILLAPRGVPQISVCFQIDHNGIMNVSAEDRGTGKKNNITITNDKGRLSKEEIEKMVQEAEKYKAEDEEHKKNVVAKIALEQEVERYKPFCFPKGAPDQHSEAQVEHDTCHDPITLASLSSSLQSFPSRNSGYYFNSTKVAAQNITKGLKDDDCYVIGLYGKRGCGKTALVKAKMEEYEKIFHRVIFHPVSENQDIKSIQVGISRYLNVFDKDDSDGARIVKIISALEKKDRTTLVILDNFPSKSKLEELGIPYNSKQYKFLLTARDETECTLMGCDRLIHLKPLSDEEAFTLLHKLSGVESQTDLFKVVRDVAFKCKGLPGLIKDVAFSLKKKPIEKWEESLVSLSHSTAQYQIFISFRGKDTREIFTNHLYEALCKEGFETFKDDEALEGGSPIDKLLEAIEESRFAIIVLSENFADSKWCLKELVKILDCRKRKKQLVLPIFYEVEPSDIRHLKGRYCEAMAEHGKELGKDSKTVLEWTLALNDISRLKGEHFRISNFKGEHYERYRDQLIGKIIRFAHNNKHRLHIQSMYTN; from the exons ATGGCCGAAAATGCAAAGCGCTTCATCATCGGAATCGACCTCGGCACCACCTACTCTTGTGTCGGAGTTTGGCACCATGACAGTGTCCGAATCATCACCAACGACCACGGCAACCGGACCACCCCTTCTTGCGTCGCTTTCACCGACTCCGAACGCTTAATTGGCGATGCTGCCAAGAGCCAGGTCACCAGGAATCCCGTCAACACCATCTTCG ACGCCAAGCGTTTGATTGGAAGGAGATTCTCTGATGCTTCTGTCCAGAGTGACATGAAGCTATGGCCATTCAAGGTTATTGCTGGTCCGGACGACAAACCCATGATTGTTGTTAGCTACAAGAATGAGGAGAAGCAACTCACTGCTGAGGAGATTTCCTCCATGGTCCTCATCAAAATGCGTGAGATCGCGGAGGCTTATCTTGGTTCCACCGTGAAGGACGTTGTTGTCACTGTTCCAGCATACTTCAATGACTCTCAGCGCCAGGCTACCAAGGATGCTGGTGTCATCGCTGGCCTTAATGTCATGCGTATCATCAACGAACCCACTGCTGCTGCACTTGCCTATGGCCTTGATACGGTTCCCATTGTTGATGATGAGAAGCACGTTTTGATTTTTGACCTTGGTGGTGGTACTTTTGATGTCTCTTTTCTAACCATTGATGATGGTGTCTTTCAAGTTCATGCCACTGCAGGAGACAGCCGTCTTGGAGGTGAAGACTTTGATAACAGGATGGTTGACAATTTTGTTCAGGAATTCAAGAGGAAGCACGAGAAGGAAATTAGTGGGAACCCGAGGGCTTTAAGAAAGTTGAGGACCGCATGTGAAAGGGCAAAAAGGACTCTCTCATCCACCAAACAGACCACCATTGAGATTGACTCATTATATGAAGGTATTGACTTCTATACCACAATCACTCGTCACAGGTTTGAAGAACTCAACATGGACCTCTTCAACAATTGCATAGACACTGTCGAGCGGTGTTTGAGGGAAGCTCAAATGGACAAGAGCAGTGTCCATGATATTGTTCTTGTTGGTGGGTCTACGAGGATCCCAAAAGTGCAACAGTTGTTGCAGGATTTCTTCAATGGGAAGGAGCTCTGCAAGAGCATCAACCCAGATGAGGCTGTTGCTTATGGAGCTGCTCTTCAGGCTGCTGTCTTGAACCATGAGGAGAACAAGAAGGTTGAGGATATTACGTTGTTTGATGTTACTCCCCTTTCACTTGGT CATTTCATAATTGGAATTGACCTCGGCACCACCTACTCGTGCGTTGGAGTCTGGCACCATGGCGGTGTCCAAATCATCACCAACGATCACGGCAACCGGACCACCCCTTCTTACGTTGCTTTCACTGATTCAGAACGCTTCATTGGCGATGCTGCCAAGATCCAGGTCACCAGGAACCCCGTCAACACAGTCTTCG ATGCCAAGCGTTTGATTGGAAGGAGATTCTCCGATGCTTCGGTTCAGAGTGACATGAAGCTATGGCCATTCAAGGTTATTGCTGGTACTGCTGACAAGCCAATGATTGTTGTTAACTACAAGAATGAGGAGAAGCACTTCACTGCTGAGGAGATTTCATCCATGGTCCTCATCAAGATGCGTGAGATAGCTGAGGCTTATCTTGGTTCCACCGTGAAGGATGTTGTTGTCACTGTTCCAGCATACTTCAATGACTCTCAGCGCCAGGCCACCAAGGATGCTGGTGTCATCGCTGGCCTTAATGTCATGCGTATCATCAACGAACCCACTGCTGCTGCCCTTGCCTATGGCCTTGATATGGAGGATCCCATCATTGATGATGAGAAGATCGTTTTGATTTTTGACCTTGGTGGTGGTACTTTTGATGTCTCTCTTCTAGAAATTGCAGATAGTGTCTTTCAAGTTAAAGCCACTGCAGGAGACAGCCGTCTTGGAGGTGAAGACTTTGATAACAGGATGGTTGACAATTTTGTTCAGGAATTCAAGAGGAAGCACGAGAAGGAAATTAGTGGGAACCCGAGGGCTTTAAGAAAGTTGAGGACCGCATGTGAAAGGGCAAAAAGGACTCTCTCATCCACCAAACAGACCACCATTGAGATTGACTCATTATATGAAGGTATTGACTTCTATACCACAATCACTCGTCACAGGTTTGAAGAACTCAACATGGACCTCTTCAACAATTGCATAGACACTGTCGAGCGGTGTTTGAGGGAAGCTCAAATGGACAAGAGCAGTGTCCATGATATTGTTCTTGTTGGTGGGTCTACGAGGATCCCAAAAGTGCAACAGTTGTTGCAGGATTTCTTCAATGGGAAGGAGCTCTGCAAGAGCATCAACCCAGATGAGGCTGTTGCTTATGGAGCCGCTCTTCAGGCTGCTATCTTGAACCATGAGGAGAACGAGAAGGTTAAGGAACTTACGTTGGTGGATATCACTCCCCTTTCACTTGGTGTGGAAACTGTTGGTGGTGTCATGACTGTCCTGATTCCAAAGAACTCTATGATCCCGTACAAGATGGATCGGGTTTTCTCAACCTACTCCGACAACCAGGTTAGTGTGTTGATCAGGGTGTACGAGGGTGAGAGAACCAAGAGCAGGGAGAACAACTTGCTAGGTAAATTCGAGCTTTCTGGCATCCTTCTTGCTCCAAGGGGTGTTCCTCAGATCAGTGTTTGCTTTCAAATTGATCACAATGGTATCATGAATGTCTCTGCTGAGGACAGGGGTACAGGGAAGAAGAACAATATCACTATCACCAATGACAAGGGCAGGCTCTCGAAGGAGGAGATTGAGAAGATGGTGCAGGAGGCGGAGAAGTACAAGGCTGAGGATGAGGAGCACAAGAAGAACGTTGTGGCCAAGATTGCCTTGGAACAAGAGGTGGAGAGGTATAAACCCTTCTGTTTTCCAAAAGGTGCTCCGGATCAACACTCGGAGGCACAAGTAGAACATGATACTTGCCATGATCCGATTACATTAGCATCCCTAAGTTCAAGTTTACAGTCTTTCCCTTCCAGAAATTCTGGTTATTATTTCAACTCCACAAAAGTGGCTGCACAAAATATTACAAAGGGACTAAAAGACGATGATTGCTATGTTATTGGATTGTATGGAAAGAGAGGCTGTGGTAAAACAGCATTGGTGAAAGCTAAGATGGAAGAGTATGAAAAGATTTTCCATAGAGTGATATTTCACCCAGTGTCTGAGAATCAAGATATCAAGAGCATTCAAGTGGGAATTTCTAGGTACTTGAATGTGTTTGATAAAGATGACAGTGATGGTGCGAGaatagtgaaaataatttcGGCATTAGAAAAAAAGGATAGAACTACCCTAGTCATCTTGGATAATTTTCCATCAAAGTCTAAACTGGAAGAATTGGGAATTCCTTATAATAGCAAACAGTACAAGTTCCTTTTGACCGCACGTGATGAGACAGAGTGCACCTTAATGGGATGTGATCGTTTGATTCATCTGAAGCCCTTATCTGATGAAGAAGCTTTTACCCTGCTACATAAACTGTCCGGTGTTGAATCCCAAACTGATCTATTTAAAGTGGTACGAGATGTTGCTTTTAAATGCAAAGGCTTACCTGGTTTAATTAAAGATGTGGCGTTTTCCTTGAAAAAGAAGCCTATTGAGAAGTGGGAAGAATCCTTAGTCAGTCTAAGCCACTCAACAGCACAATACCAAATTTTTATCAGTTTTAGAGGAAAGGACACTCGGGAGATTTTCACAAATCATCTCTATGAGGCTTTGTGTAAAGAGGGATTCGAGACCTTCAAAGATGATGAAGCATTGGAGGGTGGATCCCCAATTGATAAGCTTCTTGAAGCCATTGAAGAGTCAAGGTTTGCAATTATTGTTTTGTCAGAAAATTTTGCAGACTCCAAATGGTGTCTTAAAGAACTTGTCAAGATTCTTGATTGTCGAAAAAGGAAGAAACAATTGGTTTTGCCAATTTTTTATGAAGTGGAACCATCCGACATAAGGCATCTAAAAGGGAGGTACTGTGAAGCTATGGCCGAACATGGAAAAGAGTTAGGCAAAGATTCTAAGACGGTATTGGAATGGACATTAGCTTTGAATGATATTTCCCGATTGAAAGGAGAACATTTCCGAATTTCCAACTTCAAAGGAGAGCATTACGAAAG GTACAGAGATCAACTTATTGGAAAGATTATAAGATTTGCCCATAATAACAAACATCGCTTGCATATACAAAGCATGTATACAAACTAG